The Xiphophorus maculatus strain JP 163 A chromosome 21, X_maculatus-5.0-male, whole genome shotgun sequence genome window below encodes:
- the pcyt1b gene encoding choline-phosphate cytidylyltransferase B isoform X3, producing the protein MVVSTLTEPAIFASETSCDCRAPHEKLSITQARRGTPVDRPVRVYADGIFDLFHSGHARALMQAKNLFPNTYLIVGVCSDELTHKYKGFTVMTEHERYEALRHCRYVDEVLRDAPWTLTPEFLEKHKIDFVAHDDIPYSSAGSEDVYKHIKEAGMFVPTQRTEGISTSDIITRIVRDYDVYARRNLQRGYTAKELNVSYINEKKYRLQNQVDRMKEKVRNVEEKSKHFVYRVEEKSHDLIQKWEEKSREFIGNFLELFGPDGTWKQVFQERSGRMLSYALSPRESPCNSPPRELSPLRSPSPPSPPARWYNARPSPPTSPKGASASISSMSEGDEDEK; encoded by the exons ATGGTGGTTTCT ACTCTCACCGAGCCTGCCATCTTCGCCTCGGAGACCAGCTGCGACTGTCGAGCGCCTCACGAGAAGCTCAGCATCACGCAGGCCCGCAGAGGCACCCCAG tggacCGGCCGGTCAGAGTCTATGCAGATGGCATCTTTGACCTGTTCCACTCGGGCCACGCTCGTGCGCTTATGCAGGCCAAGAACTTGTTTCCTAACACCTATCTCATAGTAGGAG TGTGCAGTGATGAGCTGACCCACAAGTACAAGGGTTTCACAGTCATGACGGAACACGAACGCTATGAAGCCCTGAGGCATTGCCGCTACGTGGACGAAGTCCTGAGAGACGCACCGTGGACTCTCACGCCGGAGTTCCTTGAGAAACACAAG ATCGATTTTGTGGCTCATGATGATATCCCGTACTCCTCAGCAGGATCTGAGGACGTTTACAAACACATCAAAGAAGCAG GGATGTTTGTGCCCACGCAACGGACGGAGGGGATCTCCACCTCTGATATAATTACTAGAATTGTCAGAGACTATGACGTCTACGCCCGACGCAACCTGCAGCGGGGCTACACGGCTAAAGAGCTCAACGTCAGCTACATCAAC GAGAAGAAGTATCGGCTACAGAACCAGGTAGATCGCATGAAGGAAAAGGTTCGAAATGTCGAAGAAAAgagtaaacattttgtttaccGTGTGGAGGAGAAGAGTCACGATCTCATCCAGAAATGGGAAGAAAAGTCTAGAGAATTCATTGGCAACTTCTTAGAACTTTTTGGACCTGATGGGACATGG AAACAAGTGTTTCAGGAGCGCAGTGGTCGGATGCTGTCCTACGCTCTGTCACCCAGAGAATCGCCCTGCAACAGCCCCCCGCGAGAACTGTCCCCGCTGCGCTCCCCGTCCCCTCCGTCGCCCCCTGCCCGCTGGTACAACGCCCGGCCCTCGCCTCCCACCTCCCCCAAAGGCGCATCGGCCTCGATAAGCAGCATGAGTGAAGGCGACGAAGACGAGAAATAG
- the pcyt1b gene encoding choline-phosphate cytidylyltransferase B isoform X2: protein MEELEHTCPHPRTTLTEPAIFASETSCDCRAPHEKLSITQARRGTPVDRPVRVYADGIFDLFHSGHARALMQAKNLFPNTYLIVGVCSDELTHKYKGFTVMTEHERYEALRHCRYVDEVLRDAPWTLTPEFLEKHKIDFVAHDDIPYSSAGSEDVYKHIKEAGMFVPTQRTEGISTSDIITRIVRDYDVYARRNLQRGYTAKELNVSYINEKKYRLQNQVDRMKEKVRNVEEKSKHFVYRVEEKSHDLIQKWEEKSREFIGNFLELFGPDGTWKQVFQERSGRMLSYALSPRESPCNSPPRELSPLRSPSPPSPPARWYNARPSPPTSPKGASASISSMSEGDEDEK, encoded by the exons ATGGAGGAGCTAGAACACACCTGCCCTCATCCCCGGACG ACTCTCACCGAGCCTGCCATCTTCGCCTCGGAGACCAGCTGCGACTGTCGAGCGCCTCACGAGAAGCTCAGCATCACGCAGGCCCGCAGAGGCACCCCAG tggacCGGCCGGTCAGAGTCTATGCAGATGGCATCTTTGACCTGTTCCACTCGGGCCACGCTCGTGCGCTTATGCAGGCCAAGAACTTGTTTCCTAACACCTATCTCATAGTAGGAG TGTGCAGTGATGAGCTGACCCACAAGTACAAGGGTTTCACAGTCATGACGGAACACGAACGCTATGAAGCCCTGAGGCATTGCCGCTACGTGGACGAAGTCCTGAGAGACGCACCGTGGACTCTCACGCCGGAGTTCCTTGAGAAACACAAG ATCGATTTTGTGGCTCATGATGATATCCCGTACTCCTCAGCAGGATCTGAGGACGTTTACAAACACATCAAAGAAGCAG GGATGTTTGTGCCCACGCAACGGACGGAGGGGATCTCCACCTCTGATATAATTACTAGAATTGTCAGAGACTATGACGTCTACGCCCGACGCAACCTGCAGCGGGGCTACACGGCTAAAGAGCTCAACGTCAGCTACATCAAC GAGAAGAAGTATCGGCTACAGAACCAGGTAGATCGCATGAAGGAAAAGGTTCGAAATGTCGAAGAAAAgagtaaacattttgtttaccGTGTGGAGGAGAAGAGTCACGATCTCATCCAGAAATGGGAAGAAAAGTCTAGAGAATTCATTGGCAACTTCTTAGAACTTTTTGGACCTGATGGGACATGG AAACAAGTGTTTCAGGAGCGCAGTGGTCGGATGCTGTCCTACGCTCTGTCACCCAGAGAATCGCCCTGCAACAGCCCCCCGCGAGAACTGTCCCCGCTGCGCTCCCCGTCCCCTCCGTCGCCCCCTGCCCGCTGGTACAACGCCCGGCCCTCGCCTCCCACCTCCCCCAAAGGCGCATCGGCCTCGATAAGCAGCATGAGTGAAGGCGACGAAGACGAGAAATAG
- the pcyt1b gene encoding choline-phosphate cytidylyltransferase B isoform X1, with protein sequence MVKQRRVRVNPDCAAVTPLCCRRGSWKTLTEPAIFASETSCDCRAPHEKLSITQARRGTPVDRPVRVYADGIFDLFHSGHARALMQAKNLFPNTYLIVGVCSDELTHKYKGFTVMTEHERYEALRHCRYVDEVLRDAPWTLTPEFLEKHKIDFVAHDDIPYSSAGSEDVYKHIKEAGMFVPTQRTEGISTSDIITRIVRDYDVYARRNLQRGYTAKELNVSYINEKKYRLQNQVDRMKEKVRNVEEKSKHFVYRVEEKSHDLIQKWEEKSREFIGNFLELFGPDGTWKQVFQERSGRMLSYALSPRESPCNSPPRELSPLRSPSPPSPPARWYNARPSPPTSPKGASASISSMSEGDEDEK encoded by the exons ACTCTCACCGAGCCTGCCATCTTCGCCTCGGAGACCAGCTGCGACTGTCGAGCGCCTCACGAGAAGCTCAGCATCACGCAGGCCCGCAGAGGCACCCCAG tggacCGGCCGGTCAGAGTCTATGCAGATGGCATCTTTGACCTGTTCCACTCGGGCCACGCTCGTGCGCTTATGCAGGCCAAGAACTTGTTTCCTAACACCTATCTCATAGTAGGAG TGTGCAGTGATGAGCTGACCCACAAGTACAAGGGTTTCACAGTCATGACGGAACACGAACGCTATGAAGCCCTGAGGCATTGCCGCTACGTGGACGAAGTCCTGAGAGACGCACCGTGGACTCTCACGCCGGAGTTCCTTGAGAAACACAAG ATCGATTTTGTGGCTCATGATGATATCCCGTACTCCTCAGCAGGATCTGAGGACGTTTACAAACACATCAAAGAAGCAG GGATGTTTGTGCCCACGCAACGGACGGAGGGGATCTCCACCTCTGATATAATTACTAGAATTGTCAGAGACTATGACGTCTACGCCCGACGCAACCTGCAGCGGGGCTACACGGCTAAAGAGCTCAACGTCAGCTACATCAAC GAGAAGAAGTATCGGCTACAGAACCAGGTAGATCGCATGAAGGAAAAGGTTCGAAATGTCGAAGAAAAgagtaaacattttgtttaccGTGTGGAGGAGAAGAGTCACGATCTCATCCAGAAATGGGAAGAAAAGTCTAGAGAATTCATTGGCAACTTCTTAGAACTTTTTGGACCTGATGGGACATGG AAACAAGTGTTTCAGGAGCGCAGTGGTCGGATGCTGTCCTACGCTCTGTCACCCAGAGAATCGCCCTGCAACAGCCCCCCGCGAGAACTGTCCCCGCTGCGCTCCCCGTCCCCTCCGTCGCCCCCTGCCCGCTGGTACAACGCCCGGCCCTCGCCTCCCACCTCCCCCAAAGGCGCATCGGCCTCGATAAGCAGCATGAGTGAAGGCGACGAAGACGAGAAATAG